From a single Oxalobacter vibrioformis genomic region:
- a CDS encoding Tex family protein: protein MLSSIEQRIAEILAVPARQVEAAVTLLDEGATVPFIARYRKEVTGGLDDAQLRTLEERLYYLRELEDRRETVLRSIDEQGKMTPELKASILAAADKTTLEDLYLPYRPRRRTKAQIAGEAGLLPLADALLSNPMLDPETEAAKYLLPSFTAESGENPGIPDVAAALEGARQILMERFAEDVGLLQTLRAYLHEHGVVESRVVEGKEQDGIRFSDYFDYTEPLAVIPSHRALALFRGRREEFLSIRLRLDSETERPRWDAPHNPCESRIAVHFGIADKGRPADRWLMDTMRWAWRVRIFTHLESGLMNALREQSEIEAIEIFARNLKALLLAAPAGPRVTMGLDPGLRTGVKVAIVDETGKVLDTETVYPHQPKNDWSGTLGALSSLVEKHGVSLIAIGNGTASRETDRLAQELLKQLSGQRLAKVMVSEAGASVYSASEYASQELPELDVSLRGAVSIARRLQDPLAELVKIDPKSIGVGQYQHDVSQHGLARSLDAVVEDCVNAIGVDVNTASAPLLARVSGIGETLARNIVAYRDQHGRFASRADLKSVPRLGEKTFELSAGFLRIPDGENPLDASAVHPESYPVVEKILADIKKDIKTVIGDKALLESLMPQRYADERFGLPTVTDILSELEKPGRDPRPAFVNAAFKEGVEEMSDLESDMILEGVVTNVTAFGAFVDIGVHQDGLVHISALSDKFVKDPHQVVRTGQIVKVKVMEVDLKRRRIALSMRLTDSSASAPEKIVADAKKAGKGKKPDRQEAGKPAASGSAMADAFSRLKQKPGK, encoded by the coding sequence ATGTTGTCATCGATAGAACAACGTATTGCCGAGATACTGGCTGTTCCTGCAAGGCAGGTTGAGGCCGCTGTCACCCTGCTGGATGAAGGGGCGACAGTCCCTTTTATTGCCCGCTACCGCAAGGAAGTGACCGGCGGGTTGGATGATGCCCAGCTTCGCACGCTTGAAGAGCGGCTTTACTACCTGCGCGAACTCGAAGACCGTCGTGAAACGGTGTTGAGAAGTATTGATGAGCAGGGAAAGATGACGCCCGAGCTGAAAGCGTCGATCCTTGCCGCAGCGGATAAAACCACACTGGAAGACCTGTACCTGCCCTACCGCCCCAGGCGCCGCACGAAAGCGCAGATTGCAGGGGAAGCCGGTCTTTTGCCCCTGGCGGATGCGCTGCTGTCAAACCCGATGCTGGATCCCGAAACGGAAGCGGCAAAATACCTGTTGCCGTCATTTACGGCAGAAAGCGGTGAAAATCCGGGAATACCGGATGTGGCGGCGGCACTGGAAGGCGCTCGCCAGATTCTGATGGAGCGCTTTGCTGAAGATGTCGGATTACTGCAGACGTTGCGTGCATACCTGCATGAGCATGGTGTTGTCGAGTCCCGTGTCGTTGAGGGCAAGGAACAGGATGGCATCCGTTTTTCCGACTATTTCGATTATACGGAGCCGCTGGCGGTGATTCCTTCCCATCGGGCACTGGCGCTTTTCAGGGGACGGCGGGAGGAATTCCTGAGCATTCGCCTGCGGCTGGATTCGGAAACCGAACGACCGCGGTGGGATGCGCCGCATAATCCCTGTGAAAGCCGGATTGCGGTTCATTTTGGCATTGCCGACAAGGGACGTCCGGCGGACCGCTGGCTCATGGATACCATGCGCTGGGCCTGGCGGGTACGGATTTTCACGCACCTGGAAAGCGGCCTGATGAATGCCCTGCGTGAACAATCGGAAATTGAGGCGATTGAGATTTTTGCCCGGAATCTGAAAGCGCTGCTTTTAGCGGCGCCTGCCGGTCCCCGTGTCACCATGGGGCTGGACCCGGGATTGCGCACAGGGGTGAAGGTTGCCATTGTGGATGAGACCGGAAAAGTGCTGGATACGGAAACCGTTTATCCGCACCAGCCGAAAAATGACTGGTCGGGCACACTGGGAGCGCTTTCTTCACTGGTTGAGAAACACGGCGTCAGCCTGATCGCGATTGGCAATGGTACGGCGTCGCGGGAAACCGACCGGCTGGCCCAGGAGCTGCTAAAACAGCTGTCCGGGCAGCGGCTTGCCAAAGTGATGGTATCCGAAGCGGGTGCGTCGGTTTATTCGGCTTCCGAGTATGCCTCGCAGGAATTGCCGGAGCTGGATGTCTCACTTCGCGGCGCGGTTTCCATTGCGCGCCGCTTGCAGGATCCGCTGGCGGAACTGGTCAAGATTGATCCCAAATCGATTGGCGTCGGGCAGTATCAGCACGATGTTTCCCAGCATGGCCTTGCCCGGTCGCTGGATGCTGTCGTTGAAGATTGTGTGAATGCCATCGGGGTGGATGTGAATACGGCGTCAGCCCCGCTTTTGGCGCGTGTGTCCGGTATCGGGGAAACTCTGGCCAGAAATATTGTGGCCTACCGGGATCAGCATGGCCGGTTTGCCTCGCGGGCTGATCTGAAATCCGTTCCGCGTCTGGGAGAAAAAACCTTTGAGCTCTCGGCGGGATTTCTGCGTATCCCGGATGGCGAAAATCCGCTGGATGCTTCTGCGGTTCATCCGGAATCGTACCCGGTTGTAGAAAAAATCCTGGCGGATATCAAAAAGGACATCAAGACTGTTATCGGTGACAAGGCATTGCTCGAATCGCTTATGCCGCAGCGATATGCCGATGAACGGTTTGGTCTTCCAACCGTGACAGATATCCTGTCCGAACTGGAAAAACCCGGTCGCGACCCGAGACCTGCCTTTGTGAATGCAGCGTTTAAGGAGGGAGTCGAGGAAATGTCTGATCTTGAGTCGGACATGATTTTAGAAGGAGTGGTGACAAATGTGACGGCTTTTGGCGCCTTTGTCGATATCGGCGTTCACCAGGATGGTCTTGTCCATATCTCGGCGCTGTCCGACAAGTTTGTCAAAGACCCGCATCAGGTTGTCCGCACCGGCCAGATAGTGAAAGTCAAGGTGATGGAGGTTGATCTGAAACGCCGCCGGATTGCCCTTTCCATGCGTCTGACGGACAGCAGTGCTTCAGCGCCAGAGAAAATCGTTGCCGATGCGAAAAAGGCCGGAAAAGGGAAAAAGCCTGACAGGCAGGAAGCCGGAAAACCCGCGGCCTCCGGATCGGCGATGGCAGATGCATTTTCCCGGTTAAAGCAAAAGCCCGGCAAGTAA
- a CDS encoding SWIM zinc finger family protein — protein MNFTQEDIHKHFAEATYKAGLEYSKHDNVKQIQLAANLIRSQVKGPGNQIYQQNIFLKSTVKGLRFQGTCTCPDHTNCKHVVSVLLTVLRKKKSASAQSVSAPVASWLQRLRSATFGASDPSAASENEIPDTPAQRLLYILSPDQSDRRTFLGMCKVRFRPNGEISSASPISDPQALLTEKPDFILPEDDGTIRLFIAMRGGSSPQGQNLVEPRGPLGAQLLRILIDRQQLLWTNSWSDIGKGLLFPLRAAPPREARLIWLETESTLRLSWEFAPLPENEEKKTHRQKTADRLYPADRTALVHGQSDLRRTPPANERYRHFGKRPAGTGFPGAARSYQGQNRRFPHADHAGPGRSHPSAGTGERIRSHGYQTEPDPAPGQHPEQGGCRLRPCRTAILVRLRAIAF, from the coding sequence ATGAACTTCACACAGGAAGACATTCACAAGCACTTTGCTGAGGCCACATACAAGGCTGGCCTTGAATACAGCAAACATGACAATGTCAAGCAGATCCAGCTCGCGGCCAACCTGATCCGTTCGCAGGTCAAGGGACCGGGCAACCAGATTTATCAGCAGAATATTTTTCTCAAATCCACTGTCAAGGGATTGCGTTTTCAGGGAACCTGCACCTGCCCTGACCATACCAACTGCAAACATGTCGTCTCTGTCCTGTTAACCGTGCTTCGGAAGAAAAAGTCGGCGAGCGCCCAGTCTGTTTCTGCACCGGTTGCCTCCTGGCTGCAACGCCTGAGAAGCGCCACATTCGGCGCAAGCGATCCGTCGGCAGCCTCGGAAAATGAAATACCGGACACCCCGGCCCAGCGCCTGTTGTATATCCTGTCTCCGGACCAGTCTGACCGGCGCACCTTTTTGGGCATGTGCAAGGTACGCTTCCGCCCCAACGGTGAAATTTCCTCGGCGTCACCGATCAGTGACCCGCAGGCACTTTTGACAGAAAAACCGGATTTTATCCTCCCCGAAGACGATGGCACCATCCGCCTTTTCATTGCCATGCGCGGCGGCTCGAGCCCACAGGGCCAAAACCTGGTTGAACCCCGCGGGCCGCTTGGTGCCCAGCTTTTGCGCATACTGATTGACCGGCAGCAGCTGCTGTGGACGAACTCGTGGAGCGACATCGGGAAAGGGTTGCTTTTCCCGCTTCGCGCCGCGCCACCACGTGAAGCCCGCCTGATCTGGCTGGAGACCGAATCAACACTCAGACTCTCCTGGGAGTTTGCCCCCCTGCCGGAAAACGAGGAAAAAAAAACGCACCGTCAGAAAACAGCGGATCGACTATATCCTGCCGACCGAACCGCCCTGGTACATGGACAATCTGACCTGCGGCGAACTCCTCCTGCCAACGAACGATACCGGCATTTCGGTAAAAGACCTGCAGGAACTGGTTTCCCAGGCGCCGCCCGTTCCTATCAAGGACAAAACCGCCGTTTCCCGCATGCTGATCACGCAGGGCCTGGCCGATCTCATCCCTCCGCCGGAACCGGTGAAAGAATCCGTTCGCACGGATATCAAACCGAGCCCGATCCTGCGCCTGGGCAGCATCCTGAACAAGGGGGCTGCCGGCTCAGGCCATGCCGAACTGCCATCCTGGTACGACTACGCGCAATTGCTTTTTGA
- a CDS encoding DEAD/DEAH box helicase: MQFLREYELAGILADDMGLGKTLQTLSHILLEKEAGRLTRPALVVAPTSLMSNWEDEANRFAPELRVLVLQGKDRLKRFERIDQYDLVLTTYALLPRDEKELQEHEYHLLILDESQYIKNIRSKAAQIATTLRARHRLCLTGTPLENHLGELWSQFHFLLPGLLGNEKTFNSEFRHPIEKLADDNRKSLLTRRIRPFLLRRTKDKVADELPPKTEMVRNVELTSTQRDIYETVRLAMDKKIRDEIAKKGVARSQIVILDALLKLRQVCCDPRLLRGGANRKAATSAKLAALMEMVEELMLEDRRILVFSQFTSMLALIEAELKVRNIPYTVLTGDTVDRAGAIRAFQEGQIPLFLISLKAGGVGLNLTAADTVIHYDPWWNPAVENQATDRAWRIGQDKPVFVYKLIARGTLEEKIQELQQKKADLADAILSTGETQGVQITPDDLQAIFEPLESMGDEDVYLSEPEIIPPAKTTTRKTRK, translated from the coding sequence ATGCAGTTTTTGCGCGAATACGAACTCGCCGGCATTTTAGCTGATGACATGGGACTGGGCAAAACCCTCCAGACCCTGTCCCATATCCTGCTGGAAAAAGAAGCCGGACGCCTGACCAGGCCGGCGCTGGTTGTTGCCCCGACCAGCCTGATGAGCAACTGGGAAGACGAGGCGAATCGCTTCGCCCCGGAACTGCGGGTGCTGGTTCTGCAAGGCAAGGATCGTCTGAAACGCTTTGAACGGATTGACCAGTATGATCTGGTTCTGACAACCTATGCCCTGCTGCCCAGGGATGAAAAAGAATTGCAGGAGCATGAATATCACCTGCTGATTCTGGACGAATCGCAGTACATCAAGAATATCCGCTCCAAAGCCGCGCAGATTGCCACCACACTGCGGGCCCGTCACCGTCTGTGCCTGACCGGTACGCCACTTGAAAATCATCTGGGAGAACTCTGGTCACAATTCCACTTTCTGTTGCCAGGCCTGCTTGGTAACGAAAAAACCTTTAACAGCGAATTCCGTCACCCTATCGAGAAACTGGCAGATGACAACCGCAAGTCACTCTTAACCCGTCGTATCCGGCCATTTCTTTTGCGCCGAACCAAAGACAAGGTAGCCGACGAGTTGCCGCCGAAGACCGAAATGGTCCGTAATGTGGAACTGACGTCCACGCAACGGGATATCTATGAAACGGTTCGGCTGGCCATGGACAAGAAAATACGTGATGAAATTGCCAAAAAAGGCGTCGCCAGAAGCCAGATCGTCATTCTGGATGCGTTGCTGAAACTCCGGCAGGTCTGCTGTGATCCACGCCTTTTACGGGGCGGAGCCAACCGCAAGGCAGCAACATCAGCCAAGCTGGCCGCACTGATGGAAATGGTGGAAGAATTGATGCTCGAAGACCGCCGTATCCTTGTCTTTTCCCAGTTCACCAGTATGCTGGCCCTGATTGAAGCCGAACTGAAAGTGAGGAATATCCCCTATACGGTGCTGACCGGTGATACGGTTGATCGTGCCGGCGCCATTCGCGCTTTCCAGGAAGGGCAGATTCCCCTCTTTCTGATCAGTCTGAAAGCCGGCGGTGTCGGTTTGAATCTCACGGCAGCAGATACGGTCATTCACTATGACCCCTGGTGGAACCCGGCAGTGGAAAATCAGGCAACCGACCGTGCCTGGCGTATCGGGCAGGACAAACCGGTCTTCGTCTACAAGCTGATCGCCCGAGGGACGCTGGAAGAAAAAATCCAGGAACTGCAACAGAAAAAAGCCGATCTGGCAGACGCCATTCTTTCAACAGGAGAAACGCAGGGGGTACAGATTACGCCGGACGATCTGCAGGCAATTTTCGAACCACTTGAAAGTATGGGTGACGAGGATGTGTATCTCAGCGAGCCAGAAATAATACCCCCCGCAAAAACCACCACCAGAAAAACCCGAAAATAA
- a CDS encoding Dps family protein: MTAPAINIGMNVKDRENISKGLSRILAESFLLYMKTHNYHWNVKGPMFQTLHVMFEEQYTELWNALDEIAERIRSLGFAAPGTLKEYLKLASIKEIDGVPGAEDMIRDVLAGSEAVSRLSRDVLELADKAGDDPTVDLLTERMQVHEKNAWMLRSLIDTGAGTAAVPARVASRSAKPVAKSAAKGKKK; this comes from the coding sequence ATGACAGCTCCAGCAATCAATATCGGAATGAATGTGAAAGACCGCGAAAACATCAGCAAAGGGCTTTCGCGCATACTGGCAGAGAGTTTCCTGCTGTACATGAAAACACACAACTATCACTGGAATGTAAAGGGACCGATGTTCCAGACACTGCATGTCATGTTTGAGGAACAGTACACCGAGCTATGGAATGCGCTGGATGAAATCGCAGAGCGTATCCGTTCTCTCGGCTTTGCTGCGCCAGGGACGCTCAAGGAATACCTGAAGCTGGCATCCATCAAGGAGATTGACGGTGTTCCCGGTGCGGAAGACATGATCCGTGATGTCCTGGCCGGCTCCGAAGCAGTAAGCCGTTTGAGCCGTGATGTGCTGGAACTTGCTGACAAGGCAGGTGATGATCCGACGGTGGATCTGTTGACCGAGCGGATGCAGGTGCATGAGAAAAATGCCTGGATGCTGAGAAGCCTGATTGATACCGGAGCCGGCACGGCAGCCGTGCCGGCGAGAGTCGCTTCCCGTTCAGCCAAGCCAGTCGCGAAATCTGCCGCCAAAGGCAAGAAAAAATAA
- a CDS encoding protein kinase domain-containing protein: MSVIQTHVGSNMSDQLCFPVKRPDSPDDAIQYLESTFHLHRVSCMSWKEKTSNFSFFQGYRGTDKLFIKWGGKSGSSINDYTYTSRLYDTCPDFFLRPSFCVSENGINCMALEYVEGRTLEDAILGGSLTMQERASLVIKLPLVAQALIDANCVHRDIKPSNIMILPDGSIRLFDFEFATDAQGYREREEIRRVPHLVSNIGTDMECGMDLGIGRYQWDDMVIFRRILKLIGSSPQYAAAYEKADHFFRSHEGLRRIRFPGRRRLLVKRKLINLLAVILPVRAWRNKVRQLNKTPQF, encoded by the coding sequence ATGAGCGTAATCCAGACACATGTCGGCAGTAACATGTCAGACCAACTGTGCTTTCCTGTGAAAAGACCGGATTCGCCGGATGACGCCATTCAGTATCTGGAATCGACGTTCCATCTGCACAGGGTATCCTGCATGAGCTGGAAGGAAAAAACCTCCAACTTCTCCTTCTTTCAGGGGTACCGCGGAACAGACAAGCTGTTTATCAAGTGGGGAGGAAAAAGCGGCAGCAGCATAAACGACTATACCTATACCAGCCGGCTTTATGATACCTGTCCGGATTTTTTCTTACGCCCGTCTTTTTGCGTCAGTGAAAACGGCATCAACTGTATGGCACTGGAATACGTTGAGGGACGGACACTCGAAGACGCCATTCTGGGTGGCTCGCTTACCATGCAGGAAAGAGCGTCACTTGTCATAAAACTGCCGCTTGTTGCCCAGGCATTAATTGACGCTAACTGTGTTCATCGTGATATCAAGCCAAGCAATATCATGATCCTCCCCGATGGAAGTATCCGGCTTTTTGACTTTGAATTTGCCACGGACGCCCAGGGATACCGGGAGCGAGAGGAAATCCGGCGGGTTCCGCATCTGGTTTCCAATATCGGAACGGACATGGAATGCGGCATGGATCTTGGCATCGGCCGCTACCAGTGGGACGACATGGTTATCTTCAGGCGAATACTCAAACTTATTGGCAGTTCGCCACAATATGCCGCCGCCTATGAAAAGGCAGACCATTTTTTCCGCTCACACGAAGGGCTGCGACGCATCCGTTTTCCCGGCCGAAGACGCCTTCTCGTCAAACGCAAACTGATCAATTTACTGGCCGTTATCCTGCCGGTACGCGCCTGGCGAAACAAGGTACGCCAGCTGAATAAAACGCCTCAGTTTTAA
- a CDS encoding ABCB family ABC transporter ATP-binding protein/permease, whose protein sequence is MNKFRTFTPTPSSKPHSDWKTIGIFLPYVWVYKWRVSFALLFLILAKVATMGVPVILKELIDHLSAERSHPEVLLVFPVGLLLAYGALRLAGTLFTEFRELLFVRVTQRAIRTAALEVFRHLHALSLRFHLDRQTGGITQDIERGTRSILALITFTLFNILPTLVEIVLVLGYLALHYDIWFTVIAAGALLAYVVYTVLVTNWRTGYRRLMNELNSRAHTRAVDSLINYETVKYFSNEAHEAASYDANLQHYETAAIRSQYALSVLNVGQAMIVAMAVTMMLWHATAGVVEKTMSLGDLVLVNAFMIQLYIPLNFLGVIYREIRQSLADMERMFLLLKQDREVTDAPDATELNVKGADIRFSHVDFSYEPDRQILFDISFTIPAGTVTALVGHSGSGKSTISRLLYRFYDVTGGAISIDGQDLRRVTQASLRKEIGIVPQDTVLFNDTIEYNIAYGRPGATKAEVVAAAQAAYIHDFVESLPNGYGTIVGERGLKLSGGEKQRVAIARMILKNPAILIFDEATSALDTRAEQVIQAQLKEIAVNRTTLMIAHRLSTIADADQILVLDKGRIIESGTHQKLFDAGGAYYRMWMQQLIRQDKPENAAE, encoded by the coding sequence ATGAATAAATTCCGGACATTCACGCCGACGCCTTCCAGCAAACCGCACAGTGACTGGAAAACGATTGGCATTTTCCTTCCGTATGTCTGGGTGTACAAGTGGCGGGTGAGTTTTGCCCTGCTGTTTCTCATCCTTGCCAAGGTGGCAACCATGGGGGTGCCGGTCATTCTCAAGGAACTGATAGACCATCTCTCCGCTGAACGGTCCCATCCAGAGGTCCTGCTGGTTTTTCCGGTGGGATTATTGCTCGCCTATGGTGCGCTCCGTTTGGCAGGCACACTTTTTACGGAGTTCCGGGAGCTGCTTTTCGTCAGGGTAACGCAGCGGGCCATCCGGACGGCTGCGCTTGAGGTTTTCCGGCATCTGCATGCCCTGTCACTGCGTTTTCACCTGGACCGGCAGACCGGTGGCATCACACAGGATATTGAGCGTGGCACGCGCAGTATTCTTGCCCTGATCACGTTTACGCTGTTCAATATTCTCCCGACCCTCGTCGAAATCGTTCTTGTTTTAGGATATCTTGCCCTGCATTACGATATCTGGTTTACCGTCATTGCTGCGGGTGCTTTGCTTGCCTACGTGGTTTACACCGTGCTGGTGACAAACTGGCGAACCGGTTACCGGCGGCTGATGAATGAACTGAATTCCAGGGCCCATACCCGGGCGGTTGATTCCCTCATCAACTATGAAACGGTGAAATACTTCAGTAATGAAGCGCATGAAGCCGCCAGTTATGATGCAAACCTGCAGCATTACGAAACAGCGGCGATCCGGTCGCAGTATGCCTTGTCGGTGCTGAATGTCGGTCAGGCGATGATTGTCGCAATGGCCGTTACCATGATGCTGTGGCATGCCACAGCAGGCGTGGTGGAAAAAACGATGTCTTTAGGGGATCTGGTTCTTGTGAATGCGTTCATGATCCAGCTGTATATCCCCTTGAATTTTCTGGGTGTGATTTACCGGGAAATCAGGCAAAGCCTGGCAGACATGGAGCGTATGTTCCTGCTCTTGAAGCAGGATCGCGAGGTAACCGACGCGCCGGATGCAACAGAACTGAATGTAAAGGGTGCGGACATCCGTTTTTCCCATGTGGACTTCAGCTATGAGCCTGACAGGCAGATCCTGTTTGATATCAGTTTCACGATTCCTGCCGGTACCGTGACAGCGCTGGTCGGCCACAGTGGTTCGGGCAAGTCGACAATTTCCCGCCTGCTTTACCGGTTTTATGATGTCACCGGGGGTGCAATCAGCATTGACGGGCAGGATCTGCGCCGTGTGACGCAGGCGTCCCTGCGAAAGGAAATCGGGATTGTTCCGCAGGATACCGTGCTGTTTAATGACACCATTGAATACAACATTGCTTATGGGCGGCCTGGTGCCACGAAAGCGGAAGTGGTGGCGGCGGCACAGGCAGCCTATATCCATGATTTTGTTGAAAGCCTTCCCAATGGATATGGCACGATTGTCGGTGAGCGGGGGTTGAAACTGTCCGGAGGGGAAAAGCAGCGGGTGGCCATTGCGCGCATGATTTTGAAAAATCCGGCGATCCTGATTTTTGATGAGGCAACCTCTGCGCTGGATACACGCGCCGAACAGGTCATCCAGGCACAACTGAAAGAAATCGCCGTCAACCGGACAACGCTGATGATTGCACACCGGCTTTCAACGATTGCGGATGCAGACCAGATCCTGGTGCTGGACAAGGGGCGGATTATCGAGTCAGGAACACACCAGAAACTCTTTGATGCGGGCGGTGCCTATTACCGCATGTGGATGCAGCAACTGATCCGGCAGGATAAACCGGAAAACGCGGCGGAATAG